ATGTAAAAGCGATAGTAGAAGCAGCAGGATACTCAATGAAAAATGTAGTAAAAGCAGGAGTATTTATAAAAGATATGAATGATTTTGCAGCAATAAACGAAGTATACAATGAGTATTTAGGGGATGTAAAACCAGCAAGAGCTTGTGTAGAAGTAGCAAGATTACCAAAAGATGT
The genomic region above belongs to Candidatus Fusobacterium pullicola and contains:
- a CDS encoding RidA family protein, with protein sequence MNKVIHTEKAPAALGPYSQAIEANGMLFVSGQIPFVPETMTLVSDDVKAQTRQSLENVKAIVEAAGYSMKNVVKAGVFIKDMNDFAAINEVYNEYLGDVKPARACVEVARLPKDV